One Neodiprion pinetum isolate iyNeoPine1 chromosome 1, iyNeoPine1.2, whole genome shotgun sequence genomic window carries:
- the LOC124213320 gene encoding PAT complex subunit CCDC47 isoform X4 — MRLWLVALHIALVGTNLWVTAHFQEELPEDNEFAEFEDFEEEKPNLGVPDDLVEQFSEAELTDGFEEDDVLVEDGDSEFDHFQDEEEFEGLDATGINAGPKSDEPSTLTITKVPLHLRARWDSFYLEILMVAGLLVYFINYIAGRSKNCRIAETWLNDHKQLLLDNFSLVGDTGKLNDEVSENGLLKESESQYSLYCSGRVGCESMLIELKLIKRQDLVAVLAQLVRPQNDQVHFNIELPKDDVDTFVLAIAAKRTATHLVRDMADVCVYCPEKRPGEKFGLPVGFYVMSEIAEAASAILDTRVLQAFTKYAPYIDYIHISDQFSGPKQQEDASQLNMPEVKRVLLVGLNINIKGRTSTPEAQEQMRPLLQLTFYLLDKLRRFKLSKEGKNKADKNRLRVEEAFLKTTHAARAEAAAQRREDRRRAEKERILQEEDPDKQRKWEEKEQRRLAKKRAPRMKQLKVKAL, encoded by the exons ATGAGGCTGTGGTTGGTAGCGCTACATATAGCGCTTGTTGGTACAAATTTATGGGTGACAGCACACTTCCAAGAGGAGCTACCCGAAGACAATGAATTTGCAGAATTTGAGGATTTTGAGGAAGAAAAACCAAACCTTGGCGTGCCTGATGATTTAGTCGAACAATTTAGTGAGGCCGAATTAACTGATGGATTCGAAGAAGACGACGTACTAGTCGAAGACGGAGATAGCGAGTTTGATCATTTCCAAGATGAGGAAGAATTTGAAGGATTAGATGCAACCGGAATCAACGCTGGCCCTAAATCAGACGAGCCATCTACGTTAACGATCACAAAAGTTCCGCTTCACCTGCGCGCAAGATGGGATAGTTTCTATTTAGAGATTCTTATGGTTGCTGGGCTACTTGTTTATTTCATAAATTACATAGCTGGTAGATCTAAAAATTGTAGGATTGCCGAAACATGGTTGAATGACCATAAACAGTTGCTCCTAGACAATTTTTCATTGGTGGGTGACACTGGCAAACTGAATGATGAAGTCTCTGAAAACGGATTACTCAAAGAAAGCGAATCTCAGTATAGTTTATATTGCTCTGGTAGAGTAGGATGTGAATCAATGTTGATAGAATTGAAGTTGATCAAGAGGCAAGATCTGGTTGCAGTACTGGCACAACTAGTAAGACCACAAAACGATCAGGTACACTTTAATATTGAATTGCCAAAAGATGATGTAGACACTTTTGTCTTAGCCATTGCGGCAAAGAGAACAGCCACGCATTTAGTAAGAGATATGGCAGATGTATGCGTTTATTGCCCTGAGAAGCGGCCTGGAGAAAAGTTTGGTCTTCCAGTTGGATTCTATGTCATGTCAGAAATTGCTGAGGCAGCATCTGCTATCTTGGATACCAGAGTATTACAAGCATTTACAAAGTATGCTCCATATATCGACTATATTCATATTAGCGACCAATTCAGTGGACCCAAACAACAGGA AGATGCGTCGCAACTTAACATGCCTGAAGTAAAGAGGGTTCTTCTAGTTGGACTTAATATCAACATTAAAGGTCGAACATCTACTCCCGAAGCACAGGAGCAAATGCGACCATTGCTGCAGCTGACATTTTATCTGTTGGATAAATTACGTCGATTTAAATTATCCAAAGAG GGAAAAAATAAGGCTGACAAAAATCGTTTGCGAGTGGAGGAAGCTTTTCTAAAGACAACACATGCGGCCCGAGCTGAAGCGGCCGCGCAACGTCGTGAAGATCGCAGAAgagcagaaaaagaaagaattctACAGGAAGAAGATCCTGACAAGCAAAGAAAGTGGGAGGAAAAAGAGCAGCGGAGACTCGCTAAAAAACGTGCACCGAGAATGAAACAACTTAAAGTTAAGGCATTGTGA